One Aspergillus oryzae RIB40 DNA, chromosome 2 genomic window carries:
- a CDS encoding uncharacterized protein (predicted protein), with amino-acid sequence MLLRTVLWLCFLLVAPSEGTLEVFQIYQPVQYGGVDGTHCNQNVLLMEHVFASSYGHPFIGYYSPPECEFDTVKINLTVTSQGRQFDRLAILFLGDTEVFRTSTAEPTADGIVWAYIKDMSQYNALWQIQQKLIFDLGNIINDIYTGPFSVTLTAYFSCEGHARTADVILPISARKSASNLSSVFTVPGDNTKTLYQIPPNTSRAVVSISACGQSTEEFWWSNVFSYDTEAFNTTMGELYGYSPFREVQLYVDDILAGIIWPFPVIFTGGVAPGFWRPIVGIDAFDLRQPEIDISPFLPILKDGQPHSFEIKIVGLSVAQNGTVTLSDSVGSYWAVTGNIFLYLSDSALDSTSLGTEKPYVDAPTPQFKATRSLVQNQTGGNDSLAYSVVGERTLSIKSSAFQWSQNLTYSNFGLFSQQGMSQSTNQHTSGRSTIIAFGANQTSNEVQFEYPLSVNQTYRPTDAGQSIHAWMSRGLDIKTTGATGISTYTLTSGPSRLHTQQWGEAFYQPTDNSSISFGDTTDVFESNSILGHYKRSVRAVNGSVVSDTDDRDDQPSKSNDYSDHSSFLK; translated from the exons ATGTTGCTTCGCACAGTCTTAtggctttgctttcttttaGTTGCTCCTTCCGAGGGCACATTAGAAGTATTTCAAATTTATCAGCCTGTCCAATACGGTGGAGTTGACGGCACACATTGTAACCAAAATGTGCTGCTGATGGAGCATGTGTTTGCCTCGAGCTATGGACACCCCTTTATAG GATACTACAGCCCCCCTGAATGTGAATTCGACACGGTTAAGATTAACCTTACGGTTACCTCCCAAGGTCGCCAATTTGATCGGTTAgcaattctttttcttggtgaTACAGAGGTATTCCGAACCTCGACAGCGGAACCTACGGCCGACGGAATTGTCTGGGCCTATATAAAAGATATGTCGCAGTATAACGCACTATGGCAGATACAGCAAAAACTAATTTTCGACCTTGGAAATATCataaatgatatatataCCGGCCCTTTCAGTGTGACCCTGACTGCATACTTCTCCTGCGAGGGTCATGCCAGAACCGCAGATGTAATTCTCCCAATATCCGCTAGGAAGTCAGCCTCCAACTTGTCGAGTGTCTTTACTGTTCCTGGAGATAATACAAAGACACTGTACCAGATACCTCCTAATACTTCGCGTGCAGTTGTGTCCATTTCCGCATGTGGTCAGTCTACTGAGGAGTTCTGGTGGTCCAATGTCTTCTCGTACGATACGGAAGCTTTCAATACCACAATGGGCGAGCTTTATGGTTACTCCCCATTTCGCGAAGTCCAACTCtatgtcgatgatatccttgctgGTATTATATGGCCATTCCCTGTAATTTTCACCGGAGGGGTTGCACCAGGTTTCTGGCGCCCGATTGTTGGGATAGACGCCTTTGATCTGCGACAACCTGAAATCGATATCTCGCCCTTCCTCCCCATTCTCAAAGACGGACAGCCTCATTCTTTTGAGATTAAGATTGTCGGCTTGAGTGTTGCACAAAACGGGACCGTTACGCTCTCCGACAGCGTCGGTTCATACTGGGCTGTGACGGGAAATATCTTCCTGTATCTGAGTGATTCTGCCTTGGATAGTACAAGCCTCGGAACGGAGAAGCCCTACGTTGATGCACCTACTCCGCAATTCAAAGCCACGCGGAGCCTTGTCCAGAATCAGACTGGAGGGAATGACTCTCTGGCGTACTCCGTTGTTGGTGAAAGGACCCTTTCTATAAAATCATCCGCATTTCAATGGAGTCAAAACCTCACGTATTCCAATTTTGGTCTGTTTAGCCAGCAAGGCATGAGCCAATCGACCAATCAACACACATCTGGAAGGTCTACTATCATAGCCTTTGGAGCTAACCAAACATCAAATGAGGTCCAATTCGAATATCCCTTGTCTGTGAATCAGACGTATCGCCCTACCGATGCGGGGCAATCTATCCACGCTTGGATGAGTAGGGGTCTCGACATCAAAACAACAGGGGCAACCGGTATTTCTACTTATACTCTCACTTCGGGACCATCACGCTTGCACACTCAACAATGGGGCGAAGCATTCTATCAACCCACGGATAACAGCTCAATATCTTTTGGTGATACAACTGATGTATTTGAGAGCAACAGTATCCTCGGTCACTACAAAAGGTCAGTTCGAGCAGTGAACGGGAGCGTTGTATCCGATACAGATGATAGAGATGACCAGCCATCAAAGTCAAATGACTATAGCGACCATagctctttcttgaagtAA
- a CDS encoding CCDC90 family protein (uncharacterized membrane protein): MVLREDTERSTYTQKVDFAKLRSELLNADSTEAQLTRSSHEKIAADLAKLNSRLRDEIGRTQASVRLDLNLEKGRIREEANSQEMRIKETETRIEQEVAGLRERVEAVKFSTLQWLMGVCTGTAALILGAWRLFM, translated from the exons ATGGTCCTCAGAGAAG ACACCGAAAGATCGACGTATACTCAGAAAGTCGATTTCGCCAAACTTCGCTCAGAACTACTCAACGCGGATTCAACCGAAGCGCAACTAACACGTTCGTCACATGAGAAGATTGCTGCAGATCTAGCTAAGCTCAATTCACGACTTCGGGATGAGATTGGGCGCACGCAAGCATCCGTTCGTCTGGACCTAAACCTTGAAAAGGGTCGTAttcgagaagaagcaaaTAGCCAAGAAATGCGAATAAAGGAGACGGAAACGCGAATAGAGCAGGAGGTGGCGGGTTTGCGAGAACGCGTAGAAGCCGTGAAGTTCTCTACGCTACAGTGGCTGAT gGGTGTATGCACCGGTACCGCCGCTTTGATTCTTGGTGCCTGGCGTCTTTTCATGTGA
- the sec53 gene encoding phosphomannomutase SEC53 (phosphomannomutase): MAAEAAGVYPALEDRPVKDTICLFDVDGTLTPARRTISPEMLQLLSQLRHKCAIGTVGGSDLAKQQEQLGTSSTKVSSLFDFCFAENGLTAIRLGRFLASNSFIAWIGEEKYQKLANFCLKYIADLQLPKKRGTFVEFRNGMINVSPVGRNASVDERIEFEAYDKQHNIRKSFVEALKTEFPDYNLSYSIGGQISFDVFPAGWDKTYCLRHIEAEKDISGIKYKTIHFFGDKSFPGGNDYEIYTDSRTIGHAVKDPDDTMKQLKEIFQL; encoded by the exons ATGGCAGCGGAAGCCGCAGGTGTGTATCCAGCTCTGGAGGACCGTCCTGTAAAGGACACGATCTGTCTTTTCGATGTCGACGGTACATTGACCCCTGCGAGAAGG ACTATCTCTCCCGAAATGCTCCAGCTCCTCTCTCAATTGCGCCATAAGTGTGCCATTGGAACC GTTGGTGGCTCTGATCTTGCCAAGCAGCAAGAGCAACTAGGCACATCCTCGACAAAAGTTTCCTcactttttgatttttgctTTGCCGAAAATGGATTGACTGCAATTCGATTGGGCAGGTTCCTCGCCAGCAACAGCTTTATCGCGTGGATTGGGGAAGAGAAATACCAAAAATTGGCTAATTTCTGCCTTAAGTACATCGCGGATTTGCAGCTGCCAAAGAAGCGTGGTACTTTCGTCGAGTTCCGCAACGGAATGATTAATGTCAGCCCTGTTGGCCGCAATGCAAGTGTGGATGAGAGGATTGAATTCGAAGC CTATGACAAACAGCATAACATTAGAAAGAGCTTCGTAGAAGCCCTCAAGACGGAATTTCCTGACTACAATCTTAG TTACTCAATTGGTGGCCAGATCTCGTTCGACGTTTTCCCAGCCGGCTGGGACAAGACCTACTGCCTGCGCCATATTGAAGCCGAAAAAGATATCTCGGGCATTAAATACAAGACTATTCATTTCTTCGGGGACAAGTCTTTCCCCGGAGGTAATGATTACGAGATCTATACCGATTCTAGGACAATTGGGCATGCGGTCAAGGACCCTGACGATACCATGAAGCAGCTGAAAGAAATATTCCAGCTATAA
- a CDS encoding putative DnaJ chaperone (Caj1) (predicted protein), translating to MHIKGDYQHLLIPERSSLCVIDPSRESLKSHPDRVPADSPERPTRTRKFQEINDAYYTLSDESRRREYDATRPVEEETEDEVPLGGTGGFSWSSFGFGTSDREQRASEQFGSVFEEMLREEGLASDDTDADGRRRTRPTSRFWSIVGGISGGALGFIVANAAGAFAGAVAGNRLGAVRDAKGKSVYEVFLDLPQGDRARLLSELAAKVFQSTVGR from the coding sequence ATGCATATAAAAGGTGATTATCAGCATCTGCTCATACCTGAACGTTCCTCATTGTGTGTGATTGACCCTTCCAGAGAATCCTTGAAATCACATCCTGACCGTGTACCTGCCGATTCTCCTGAGCGGCCTACCCGAACGCGCAAATTTCAGGAAATCAATGATGCCTATTATACCCTGTCAGACGAGTCACGTCGGAGAGAGTACGACGCAACAAGgccagtggaagaagaaaccgAGGATGAAGTACCCCTAGGTGGCACCGGGGGATTTTCATGGTCTTCATTTGGGTTTGGCACGAGCGACCGTGAACAACGTGCCTCTGAACAGTTTGGCTCGGTGTTTGAGGAGATGCTACGCGAAGAGGGCCTCGCTAGTGATGATACTGACGCTGATGGCCGTCGGCGGACCAGGCCTACATCTCGCTTCTGGTCTATTGTTGGTGGAATAAGTGGTGGTGCACTCGGATTCATTGTCGCCAATGCTGCCGGTGCTTTCGCTGGTGCCGTTGCAGGAAATCGGCTCGGCGCTGTTCGTGATGCGAAGGGCAAAAGTGTCTACGAGGTCTTCCTAGATCTTCCACAAGGTGACCGTGCCAGGTTATTAAGCGAATTGGCAGCCAAAGTTTTCCAGTCCACAGTTGGACGATAA
- a CDS encoding GMC family oxidoreductase (glucose dehydrogenase/choline dehydrogenase/mandelonitrile lyase (GMC oxidoreductase family)), with amino-acid sequence MIFLRSFVLSLALSPLLASSYIASDNPTEYDYVVVGSGPGGGPLAARLAIAGYRVLLIDAGDDQGNATKQQVPALQLQSTEYEPMRWDYFVNHYSNLTRQEEDSKITYRTPSGDIHVGPSPPANSEPLGILYPRAGTLGGCSAHNAMITILAYDSDWDSIASATSDDSWSAEKMREYLKRLERNRYLPNSIAGHGFNGWLTTSLTQLKLVLEDQKLLSLVIAAATAAGQNLLGKIVDTVTGLSDILLRDLNNDGATRDQQVGLFQVPLAVDIPEYRRTGPRDFLMDTVNAVNADGSRKYHLDIQLNTLVTNVRFETSGTKPRATGVDYIRGRSLYRADPRSESASVGTPGYVNAAREIVLSAGTFNTPQLLKLSGIGPKDELNRWNISVLVDLPGVGTNLQDRYETGLVGKTPTDFTLTTKCTFMDSLPDPCLEQWQNNSLDKGTYTTNGIAIAIIRKSSTSDGEPDLLISGAPANFQGYFPGYSYEALKDAQHWTWITLKSHSRNNAGTVELRSTDPKDTPIINFNSFDTGITENDADDKDLQAVYEAMEFSRKIFDNLVPLDGSFEEVWPGPNVTTEAELKEFIKREAWGHHACCTNPIGPDTDKNSVLDSRFRVLGVDGLRVVDASVFPKIPGYYIALPVYMVSEKAADVILSDAA; translated from the exons ATGATCTTTCTCAGGAGCTTTGTTTTATCTTTGGCCCTCTCTCCCCTTCTAGCCTC CTCCTATATAGCATCCGACAACCCTACAGAATATGACTATGTAGTTGTCGGTTCGGGCCCAGGAGGCGGCCCATTGGCAGCACGATTAGCCATTGCAGGCTACAGAGTCCTTCTTATCGACGCCGGGGATGATCAAGGCAATGCAACTAAGCAGCAGGTGCCCGCATTGCAGTTGCAGTCGACTGAGTATGAGCCAATGCGTTGGGATTACTTCGTCAACCACTACTCCAACTTGACCCgccaggaggaagattcAAAAATAACGTATAGAACTCCATCTGGAGACATTCATGTTGGTCCTAGCCCCCCTGCTAATTCGGAACCACTGGGAATTTTGTATCCTCGAGCCGGCACCTTGGGAGGTTGCTCCGCACACAATGCCATGAT CACGATCCTTGCCTATGACAGTGACTGGGATAGCATTGCGTCTGCTACGAGTGATGACTCTTGGTCAGCCGAGAAGATGCGCGAATATCTCAAACGGCTGGAGCGTAATCGCTATTTGCCGAACAGTATTGCTGGACATGGTTTTAATGGCTGGCTCACTACCAGTCTAACACAGCTGAAGCTTGTTCTTGAGGATCAGAAGCTGTTGTCCCTGGTCATTGCGGCAGCTACAGCTGCTGGTCAGAATCTACTAGGCAAGATTGTCGATACCGTGACCGGCCTTAGTGATATTCTGCTCCGAGACCTCAACAACGATGGTGCGACTCGTGATCAGCAAGTCGGTCTGTTCCAGGTGCCTCTCGCTGTAGACATTCCTGAATATAGACGCACAGGTCCCCGTGATTTTTTGATGGACACGGTCAATGCTGTGAATGCCGATGGCTCGCGCAAATACCATCTTGATATCCAGCTGAACACTCTTGTGACCAATGTACGCTTTGAGACATCTGGTACCAAGCCTAGGGCAACGGGGGTGGACTATATCAGGGGTCGAAGTTTGTACAGAGCGGATCCACGGTCAGAAAGTGCATCTGTAGGTACTCCCGGGTATGTCAATGCGGCCCGCGAAATCGTCTTGTCTGCAGGCACGTTCAATACCCCTCAGCTACTGAAGCTTAGTGGCATTGGACCCAAGGATGAGTTGAACAGATGGAACATCTCGGTGCTTGTTGACCTTCCTGGTGTTGGCACCAACCTCCAAGATCGCTATGAGACTGGCTTAGTTGGGAAGACGCCCACGGATTTTACCCTTACCACCAAGTGCACATTCATGGATAGTCTGCCAGATCCTTGTCTTGAACAGTGGCAAAATAATTCCCTGGACAAAGGAACATATACAACTAACGGCATTGCGATTGCCATCATCCGGAAGTCCTCTACTTCGGATGGAGAGCCGGATCTCCTCATATCCGGAGCCCCTGCCAACTTCCAAGGATATTTCCCCGGCTACTCTTATGAGGCCCTGAAAGACGCTCAGCATTGGACCTGGATTACCTTGAAGTCACACAGTCGCAATAATGCAGGCACGGTGGAGCTCAGATCTACAGATCCTAAAGACACCCCGATCATTAACTTCAACTCGTTCGATACCGGCATCACAGAAAACGATGCCGACGACAAAGACCTACAGGCCGTGTACGAAGCTATGGAATTTTCGAGGAAGATTTTTGATAATTTGGTGCCCCTAGATGGAAGTTTTGAGGAGGTATGGCCAGGGCCCAATGTCACTACTGAAGCAGAGTTGAAGGAGTTCATCAAGAGAGAGGCATGGGGCCATCACGCTTGTTGTACCAACCCTATCGGCCCTGACACTGACAAGAATAGCGTGTTAGATTCTCGCTTTAGGGTTTTGGGTGTCGATGGTCTCCGAGTAGTAGACGCGTCGGTTTTCCCTAAGATACCCGGATACTATATCGCGCTGCCCGTCTACATGGTCAGCGAAAAGGCAGCCGATGTTATCCTCTCCGACGCAGCCTGA
- a CDS encoding uncharacterized protein (predicted protein), producing MAVTMLLVIALSSLSVVLADTGLGKDIWTLPFDNITRILKVSKMNVSAAYGEYQIYFFDECLYLSILPLTKISILFFYLRVFPKRSFRNAVYTVIGLNVCYMIAFVLISVFQCRPLDGAWLHWDKEDQYQCNDINAQGWAAAVFNMVLDLVVMIMPLRELYHLQLSLRKKLLVMCMFSLGIFVTLVSILRLKSLIHFADTDNLTWDYVQVGYWSTIEVHVGVICACLPAIRSLLTRICPSIFGDTRVQTSTSRSGGASSRLEGVVQSKPKVKGDDSDFLPLVDMDNSSHFDLQTHW from the exons ATGGCGGTGACCATG CTGCTTGTCATTGCCCTCTCATCGCTATCTGTCGTTT TGGCTGATACGGGCCTTGGTAAAGATATCTGGACGCTTCCCTTTGATAACATTACCCGTATTCTCAAGGTCAGTAAGATGAATGTCTCTGCAGCATATGGT GAGTAtcagatatatttctttgacGAGTGCTTATACCTTAGTATTCTACCATTGACGAAGATTtcgattcttttcttttacctgAGGGTTTTTCCAAAGCGCTCATTCCGGAATGCTGTGTACACTGTGATCGGCCTAAATGTTTGTTACATGATTGCATTTGTGTTGATTTCGGTATTTCAATGCCGGCCGCTCGATGGAGCCTGGCTCCACTGGGATAAAGAGGATCAGTATCAGTGCAACGACATCAACGCACAAGGCTGGGCGGCAGCCGTCTTCAATATGGTTTTGGACTTAGTCGTCATGATAATGCCTCTCCGTGAGCTCTATCACCTGCAGCTTTCCCTGCGGAAGAAGCTCCTTGTGATGTGTATGTTCAGCCTTGGTATCTT TGTCACACTGGTCAGCATACTACGGCTAAAATCACTCATTCATTTTGCAGATACCGATAACTTGACCT GGGATTATGTCCAAGTGGGATACTGGAGCACCATCGAGGTCCACGTGGGAGTTATTTGTGCCTGTCTACCGGCTATTCGCTCATTGCTGACCCGCATCTGCCCCAGCATTTTCGGCGACACGAGGGTTCAGACCAGCACGAGCCGGTCGGGGGGCGCCAGCTCTCGACTCGAAGGCGTGGTGCAAAGTAAGCCCAAAGTGAAAGGAGATGATTCGGACTTCCTTCCTCTTGTAGACATGGACAACTCCAGCCACTTTGACCTGCAAACCCACTGGTGA
- a CDS encoding uncharacterized protein (predicted protein) yields the protein MSKFMEWYNMSTDGTFSMDLMAKRAKIRMDQTKQSNPEFYYGPVTGLIARNAGYLFPARLFRNYSQENPEGVLTKEIVRNFFAIYGEEGNFTYRQGWERIPENWYKSPVDYGLVKLNLDTLDWLLKYPELGSIGGNTGTINSFTGIDLSDATGGVFNLTTLLKENNLLCFAFEALKFLSPNALAGLYKTLSIPLDMISVAISTSLLNFSCPAFKDMQIGGKPFWEAIQNDFPGAAKSGGAF from the exons ATGAGCAAGTTTATGGAATGGTATAACATGTCTACGGACGGCACATTCAGCATGGACCTGATGGCAAAACGAGCGAAGATTCGTATGGACCAAACCAAGCAGAGCAATCCAGAATTCTACTACGGGCCAGTGACTGGATTGATTGCGCGCAATGCCGGTTATCTATTCCCGGCAAGACTTTTTCGAAATTATTCACAGGAGAATCCAGAGGGCGTTTTGA CCAAGGAAATAGTTCGTAATTTCTTCGCCATCTACGGCGAAGAAGGAAACTTTACCTATCGGCAAGGATGGGAGAGAATCCCTGAGAACTGGTACAAGTCTCCAGTAGACTATGGTCTGGTGAAACTTAACCTTGACACCCTTGACTGGCTCCTGAAGTATCCCGAGCTTGGAAG TATCGGAGGAAACACTGGAACCATCAACAGTTTCACAGGAATCGATCTCTCTGATGCGACAGGTGGCGTCTTCAACCTAACCACCCTCTTAAAGGAGAATAACCTCCTCTGCTTTGCGTTTGAAGCCCTGAAATTCCTCAGCCCGAACGCGCTGGCGGGGCTGTACAAGACCTTGTCTATACCGCTGGATATGATCAGTGTTGCGATATCCACATCGCTGTTGAATTTCTCGTGTCCCGCATTCAAAGACATGCAGATTGGTGGAAAGCCATTCTGGGAAGCTATCCAGAATGACTTTCCTGGGGCTGCGAAAAGCGGTGGCGCGTTTTGA
- a CDS encoding uncharacterized protein (predicted protein), which yields MGWFDTQSSVSSSHSGRKRSPSRRSTYSTHHSRHSAPSIFSFNGGGSRSRAGRSSPSAYSSSSRRARPRSGFVQKVVHIIKRLLRDIYKYAREHPIKVLLLVLIPLLTSGVLQKLFAMIGIRLPKNIFGGQGGQSRDGGKKGIMEHLNSFMSIAKMIMLCGLAERLAGK from the exons ATGGGCTGGTTTGATACACAATCTtccgtttcctcttctcaCTCGGGACGTAAAcgctctccttctcgccGGTCAACGTATTCCACCCATCATTCCCGGCACTCTGCTCCTTCAATCTTTAGTTTCAACGGCGGAGGCAGCCGCAGCCGCGCCGGCCGATCCAGTCCATCGGCCTACTCGTCCTCGTCGCGACGAGCACGACCTCGGTCTGGCTTCGTCCAAAAGGTAGTCCATATCATCAAAAGGCTGCTACGTGACATCTACAAATATGCCCGTGAGCACCCAATCAAGGTGCTGCTCCTAGTTCTCATACCGCTTCTTACAAGCGGTGTTTTGCAGAAACTGTTCGCCATGATTGGCATTCGTCTGCCCAAGAACATCTTTGGCGGTCAAGGTGGACAATCCCGAGATGGTGGCAAGAAGGGCATCATGGAGCACTTGAACTCGTTCATGAGCATTGCTAAAATGATCAT GCTGTGCGGTCTAGCGGAGCGCTTGGCTGGGAAATGA
- a CDS encoding putative endoplasmic reticulum DnaJ domain protein Erj5 (predicted protein) produces MKSTALRLVVFAVLCVLATAWTKDGYKCDILRCATFCSPFPVLYHALTIIPTDFLGIQPNANQDDINKAYRKKSRLLHPDKVKRSFIANASKDKSRAKNKKPGIHVNQGPSKREIDAAVKKAHDRASRLNTVANILRGPGRERYDYFLKNGFPKWKGTGYYYSRFRPGLGSVLTGLFLAFGGGAHYAALFLGWKRQREFVDRYIRQARRAAWGDELGVRGIPGVDSANVTAPAPAPTPEAETSAVPINRRQKRMMEKENRKESKKGNRASSRNSGTATPTGESTEPSGERKRVIAENGKVLIVDSVGKVFLEEETEDGEKQEFLLDIDEIQRPTVRDTMLFRVPIWFYHKTVGRLLGASSAAGGEIVDEEPSEVPEQTIEQANDSAVAPKSRVSRRRGKRSQKS; encoded by the exons ATGAAGTCCACAGCACTCCGCTTGGTCGTGTTTGCTGTCCTGTGTGTTCTTGCGACGGCCTGGACTAAGGACG GGTACAAATGTGACATTTTACGGTGCGCTACCTTTTGTTCCCCCTTTCCCGTACTGTACCATGCTCTGACAATTATACCAACAGATTTCCTCGGTATCCAACCTAATGCCAACCAGGACGACATCAACAAAGCATATCGCAAGAAATCTCGCCTCCTACACCCGGACAAAGTCAAGCGATCCTTCATCGCCAATGCTTCCAAGGATAAATCCCGAGCCAAAAACAAGAAGCCAGGCATCCACGTCAATCAGGGCCCGAGTAAGCGAGAAATTGACGCCGCCGTGAAGAAGGCTCATGACCGTGCTTCCCGTTTGAATACCGTTGCAAATATCCTTCGTGGGCCGGGCCGAGAGCGTTACGACTACTTCTTGAAAAATGGCTTCCCCAAGTGGAAGGGTACCGGTTATTACTATTCGCGCTTTCGCCCGGGGCTAGGATCCGTCTTGACTGGCCtgtttttggcttttggtggtggtgctcATTATGCTGCTTTGTTTCTTGGTTGGAAACGCCAGCGCGAGTTCGTTGACCGGTATATCCGTCAGGCGAGGAGGGCTGCCTGGGGAGATGAGCTAGGGGTTCGTGGTATTCCAGGCGTGGATTCAGCCAATGTTACCGCACCTGCCCCAGCTCCGACACCCGAAGCGGAAACGAGTGCAGTGCCTATCAATCGCCGCCAGAAACGcatgatggagaaggagaatcgcaaggaaagcaaaaaaggaAACCGGGCAAGTTCCCGAAACTCTGGTACTGCGACCCCGACAGGCGAGTCCACGGAGCCGTCcggagagaggaaaagggtGATCGCGGAGAATGGGAAGGTCCTGATCGTTGATTCCGTTGGCAAAGTGTTCTTGGAGGAAGAAACGGAAGATGGTGAGAAGCAAGAATTCCTACTTGATATCGATGAAATACAGCGCCCCACGGTGCGCGACACTATGTTGTTCCGCGTGCCCATCTGGTTTTATCATAAAACTGTTGGCAGATTGCTCGGAGCTTCCAGCGCCGCAGGTGGCGAGATCGTCGATGAGGAGCCGTCCGAGGTACCGGAACAGACTATTGAGCAAGCCAACGATTCTGCCGTGGCACCTAAAAGTCGAGTAtcgagaagacgaggaaagcGCTCTCAGAAGTCTTGA
- a CDS encoding putative COPII vesicles protein Yip3 (prenylated rab acceptor 1), producing MSPIQIPVDAITSRFGERFNSLRSQSLGSRFANLRPISEFLDVKRVSKPANFGEVQSRVNYNLSYFSSNYAAVFAMLSIYSLLTNFMLLFVIILVTGGLYGIGKLQGRDLDLGFARFNTSQLYTGLLIVAVPLGFLASPISTVLWLIGATGVCVFGHAAFLDKPIENAFSEEAV from the coding sequence ATGAGCCCAATTCAGATTCCCGTCGATGCGATCACCTCGCGCTTCGGTGAGCGCTTTAACAGCCTCCGATCACAATCCCTAGGCTCTCGTTTCGCCAACCTCCGGCCCATTTCCGAGTTTCTTGACGTCAAACGGGTCTCCAAGCCGGCCAACTTCGGCGAGGTTCAGAGCCGTGTGAACTACAACCTGTCTTACTTTTCTAGCAACTATGCCGCGGTCTTCGCGATGCTCAGCATCTACAGCTTGCTGACGAACTTTATGTTGCTTTTCGTGATCATCTTGGTTACTGGTGGCTTGTACGGGATCGGAAAGCTTCAGGGCCGCGACCTTGATCTGGGATTTGCCCGGTTCAACACTTCCCAGCTTTACACCGGATTGCTGATTGTGGCGGTCCCTCTcggcttcttggcttctccCATCAGCACTGTACTGTGGCTGATTGGGGCTACTGGCGTGTGTGTCTTTGGCCACGCCGCTTTTCTGGATAAACCGATCGAGAATGCTTTTTCAGAGGAGGCGGTCTAG
- a CDS encoding uncharacterized protein (predicted protein) has translation MDMDEILGWRKRMLEYDKLSDETGFVDGMDYNLHEDGDSTVAYAVQLALKDKEEWHVEHALERIRRAQMLGQKNVRLSKRELEALERKRMQTGGKRDSTRGNPTTKGSRSRDSPASDVQRRGSSISQGEQTTPYRLAGSSWARSSDAPSRQSQPPVPSPKSSLRYSERHSTRSPQASLRGTASAYPLPDDPGWVPSYQLPSSRDRHLHARRSSVDPLQGASRRPSSYMSTYQAVASPSVRGSFTPRKTALRSTVGGSHDDDDEESDSDDNDRVHIVDVVGRKVPTGRTAVGRGSRQRRRRS, from the coding sequence ATGGACATGGATGAAATCTTAGGATGGCGGAAACGGATGTTGGAATATGACAAGCTTTCTGATGAGACCGGATTTGTCGATGGGATGGATTATAACTTGCATGAAGACGGGGATAGTACGGTGGCTTATGCGGTTCAGCTTGCTTTgaaagataaagaggaaTGGCACGTGGAACATGCCCTGGAACGGATTCGACGCGCGCAAATGCTGGGACAGAAAAATGTACGATTATCGAAACGAGAACTCGAGGCACTGGAACGCAAGCGAATGCAGACCGGTGGCAAGAGAGATTCTACACGTGGAAACCCCACCACTAAGGGTTCTAGGTCGAGGGATAGCCCCGCGTCAGACGTACAGCGACGCGGATCCAGTATATCGCAGGGCGAACAGACCACACCATATCGACTTGCCGGTAGCAGTTGGGCCCGCAGCTCCGATGCTCCGTCTCGTCAATCTCAACCACCTGTTCCGTCCCCTAAGTCCTCACTTCGATATTCTGAGCGGCATTCCACTAGATCCCCGCAAGCGTCCTTAAGAGGTACAGCCTCCGCATATCCTCTCCCGGATGACCCCGGCTGGGTGCCTTCGTAtcagcttccttcttcaagagatcGGCATTTGCATGCAAGGCGTAGCTCAGTGGATCCTCTGCAGGGAGCCTCACGGCGACCATCGTCCTACATGTCAACATACCAAGCCGTCGCTAGCCCCAGTGTCCGGGGCTCATTCACCCCTCGAAAGACTGCATTGCGATCTACGGTGGGGGGGTCAcacgacgacgatgacgaggaaagcGATTCAGACGACAATGACCGAGTACATATCGTGGATGTGGTTGGGCGCAAAGTGCCGACGGGTCGCACAGCAGTCGGCAGAGGAAGCCGTCAACGCCGCCGCCGTTCTTAG